The nucleotide sequence CCGATCCTGCCCGACACCCGACCCATCCGGTACAGGGTGTTCTACCACGTGAACGCCACGGCGTTCGCGGCGTCGCTCGTGATCATCGTCCTCCTGCTGTTCCTGAGGAAGGACGCCATGCGCATGCTGCTGGCCGTGCGTGTCGCCATGGTGCTCGACCTGGTCTGCCTCATGCTGGCCTACGTCACCGGCGCCTGCAGGGGCTCTGCCATCACCGTCGTCGCCTCAGCACTCAGCGCCGCCGTGATCCTGCTTGTCCTGGTGGCCATATGGCTGCAACATTACGCGAAGAAGGCGGCGGCCGGGACCCAGAAAAGCAGCAGAGGCAGGCACCTCCACCGCGAGGGGCGCAAGATCCTGATGCTGGTGTCCATCTTCGCGACGACGGCCACGTACACGGCGGGGCTGAGCCCGCCGGGTGGCTTCTGGGAGCATGACCATGGCCACCGCGCCGGAGACCCCATCCTGCTGGAGCGCCACGCGCGATGCTTCTTGGCGTTCTTGGTCTGCAACACCACTGCCTTCGCCGCGTCTCTCGTCACCATGACGCTGCTCCTGAGCAGACAGCTTTCCAAGGTCAGCGGGCACCTGAGCGCACCGTACGTGTGCGTCGCGGTGGCGCTGATCGGCCTGCTGGGAGCCTACGCAGCCGGGAGCTGCAGGGAGACGGACACCGCCGTCGGCGTCTACGTCCTCTGTTTGGTCGGTGCTGTTCTCGTGTGCATATCCATCATCGCCTACATCGAGAACCAGTGCACACTGGCATCACAAGCTCCTGAAGGAGAAGGACCACCGGACGGAGCGTCGCGAAACGGTGAGGCCGATACGAATCCACTGGACAAGGCTCGGTCTCTGATACTGCTCCTTGCCACTCTGACGGTGACCGTCACGTACCAAGCTGGTCTCAACCCACCCGGTGGAGTCTGGAAGGAGACCGGCGACGGGCACGTCAGCGGCGGCCTGGTCCTCCTCGAGACGCACACGAGGCGGTACAAGGCCTTCTTCTACTGCAACTCGGCTGCCTTCGTGGCGTCCATTGTCGTCTTCATCATGGTGCAGAGCAGGTCGCTGGTCAGCCAGGGTGGCCGGCACGCGCTGGAAGCCGCTGTCCTTCTGGACCTGTTGGCGCTCGTGGGAGCGTACGGCGCCGGGAGCTGCCGGGATGTACGCACCTCCGTCTATGTCTTCGCCTTGGCTGCTGCCGTCTTTGTGTACGTGGTGATCCATGTTGTGATCGAAAAGTCTTCTTCTGATTCTACGGTGACGACGGTGAGCAAGGAGGAGGTCGAGCTCGAGAAGAAGCGGAAGCTGCTGTTGCTCCTTGCAATCTTGGTCGTCACCATCACCTACCAAGCTGGGCTGACTCCGCCCGGCAAGTTCTGGCTGGAGCACGGCTCCGGCGACGAAGCGCACAAAGTGGGCGACCCGGTCCTGGCCGACAACTACCCGAGGCGGTACAAGGCCTTCTTCTACAGCAATTCCACAAGCTTCATGGCGTCCGTTGCCGTCACCGTCTTCCTGTTGAGCCGCAACCTGTCCAATACAGGCACAAGATACTGGACCGCGCTCTATTTCTGCATGGGCGCCAGCTTCATCGGCCTGATGTGCGCCTACACTGCCAGCACCATGCTGACGGTGCGGCCGTCGTCCATCGTCGTCGCCTTGGTCGCCGTGGTGCTCGTCTTCACCGGCCTACACGCCATCCTCCACCATGGCAACGTCCCGAGGAGGTGGATTTCGCGGTGGTGGCATTGCTGTCCATCGGACAACCACCACAAGACAGAGACCGGGAACGGGGACTCCAAATCCAAGCACTCCGCCAGCGTCGAGTACCGTGAGCGGTACAGGATGTGCAAGTACCTGATGCTGCTGGGGATCCTGGCCGCGAGCGTCACGTACCAGGCCGGCTTGGTCCCGCCGGGCGGCGTTTGGCCAACCGACGGTACCGGGCACGGCGCCGCAGGCGACCCAGTCCTCCGCGACACCGACACCCGCCGGTACCGCATGTTCTTCTACAGCAACTCGGCGTCCTTCGTGGCATCCGTCGTCGTCATCGTGGTCGTGCCGCTGCTGATGCAGGGGGCGCTGCCGGTGGCCGGCTGGCCCATGCCTGTCGGGGCGATGTACACGGTGGTCGTGCTTGACCTGCTTGGCCTCCTACTGGCTTACGCCACCGGCAGCAGCAGGGACTGGGCCACGTCCTGGTACGTGCTCGCCATGGGCGCCACCGTGCTGACCTACGTCGCCATCTACAAAGTTTTATCCTCCCGCGGCGGTGATTCTCGCCAGCAGCCGGACACGCAACAAATGCCGATACGTCGAGTAACTGAAATTTAATAAACGGAAATTGCTCTGATACTCCTCTTTGTAAAAATTTTACAGATCTTAAAGCAGCTCATCTAACTAATTATTTTTGAATCTGTATACCAGTAAGTGGTTGCTTTAGCCCCTTTCAACAACCAGATTTTTTCCATACACTTGTAGCTATATTTACAccactttattattatatttacaaATGTTTTTTAATGTAATTTATTGGACGGAATGGTGTAATTTAGAAATAACATAAATATATGTtaaattttacaaaaaaaaagttTTAAATTATTTCTATAGATTCCAAATATCAGACAAATACATGTCAAATTGTTCACCGACGTGGATATATGGCAAATTAcattcttggttggtgggattgtcgggattaatgatagcataatcattctcggttacatcccatacttgatcattgattgaactaagatacacacttatctttctcttccaataatcatagcttgtgccatcaaagaatggtggtttgccccccacatggttgaacacaacttgagccataatttgacaccgaggttgttaagccttcaatcaaacggtgaccacggctccgataccacttgaaaggtcctaatatggctagagggggggtgaatagcctatttaaaaatctacaaatcaactagagcaatttgattagtatgacaaatagcgtaatgcaaacttgctctagctctacaagggttgcaagccacctatccaacaattctagttacaataaatacttaggcacacaaacttgctatgtaattactcactaagagctctcaaccttgctactctaaagagctcaactagatgaatgtaaataataaagcaagctctcaattctaattacactaaagagcttgtatcaactagtttgcaagaatgtaaatgagtgagtagagtgattataccgacgtgtaggggatgaaccaatcacaagatgaatatatagccaatcaccgggagaatgccaaagaagagagacaatcgattttctcccgaggttcacgtgcttgccaacacgctacgtccccgttgtgtcgaccaacacttggtggttcggcggctaagaggtgtttcacaaacctcgtccacgcgattggacaccgcaagaaccgaccca is from Miscanthus floridulus cultivar M001 chromosome 7, ASM1932011v1, whole genome shotgun sequence and encodes:
- the LOC136462315 gene encoding uncharacterized protein, whose amino-acid sequence is MPSSIGNGNAGQAAELGSKDRTWQMRKYLLLLAILVATVTYVAGMDPPGGVWLETEDGHRAGDPILPDTRPIRYRVFYHVNATAFAASLVIIVLLLFLRKDAMRMLLAVRVAMVLDLVCLMLAYVTGACRGSAITVVASALSAAVILLVLVAIWLQHYAKKAAAGTQKSSRGRHLHREGRKILMLVSIFATTATYTAGLSPPGGFWEHDHGHRAGDPILLERHARCFLAFLVCNTTAFAASLVTMTLLLSRQLSKVSGHLSAPYVCVAVALIGLLGAYAAGSCRETDTAVGVYVLCLVGAVLVCISIIAYIENQCTLASQAPEGEGPPDGASRNGEADTNPLDKARSLILLLATLTVTVTYQAGLNPPGGVWKETGDGHVSGGLVLLETHTRRYKAFFYCNSAAFVASIVVFIMVQSRSLVSQGGRHALEAAVLLDLLALVGAYGAGSCRDVRTSVYVFALAAAVFVYVVIHVVIEKSSSDSTVTTVSKEEVELEKKRKLLLLLAILVVTITYQAGLTPPGKFWLEHGSGDEAHKVGDPVLADNYPRRYKAFFYSNSTSFMASVAVTVFLLSRNLSNTGTRYWTALYFCMGASFIGLMCAYTASTMLTVRPSSIVVALVAVVLVFTGLHAILHHGNVPRRWISRWWHCCPSDNHHKTETGNGDSKSKHSASVEYRERYRMCKYLMLLGILAASVTYQAGLVPPGGVWPTDGTGHGAAGDPVLRDTDTRRYRMFFYSNSASFVASVVVIVVVPLLMQGALPVAGWPMPVGAMYTVVVLDLLGLLLAYATGSSRDWATSWYVLAMGATVLTYVAIYKVLSSRGGDSRQQPDTQQMPIRRVTEI